Sequence from the Helianthus annuus cultivar XRQ/B chromosome 13, HanXRQr2.0-SUNRISE, whole genome shotgun sequence genome:
tatatgaatataatatatgaaataaatgaaaaatatcattccttttataagatctgccattataataaaatgccaaaaatctaaaaaggacaagacctagcccatgtgtcatcttaagacaaggccaagatggtagttcctcatttagattcagatccttattaacatccCAATTTAGGGTTGCTCtacgttaaatattaaaaagaatcttaaaggtaaaacctagcctacaTGTCACTTTAGatatggccaagatggtaaaacctatttaaaagattcagatccttgttaacatctgaaaacatgttaacactcctgaaaacagtgatgcgataaaatcacacttgtcatctttatattGGGAGTTTCCAAAACCCCTTATTTAGCCTAAATGATCGACatgaatcatggctaataaacgtcgaacatgatgtatacatcaaaacatccatttgagatgtatgcctacgggcaaagatgtatCCATGACAAAGATAGCTTTATTTCATAATTTCTTGTCAAAAGGCAATGAACTATGAAATTCTTCCGATCCAAAggatcattgattatgttttaaataGTCCTTATGACAAGGCCTCTGTGCCATCaaaaagtcctttggaacaagcccttgtgctatataaaatgtcggTACGACATTGACGGTCatgacttatgtcccctgtctaataaatatgaaggattatattccgtttaaacgccaaagatggtttatttaaaaacctaggcaaaacataatcaaaataaattttatactatctattggcctatatggtttattTACACCATGGCAATTTAATTAATCAAATTCGACGATTCACTATAaaattaaacaaattattactacttggtttctagccttcaaagcttcaccatgACTGATTCATATGAAGCCCACAATCATTCAGTTGATCAGAATAATAATGCAAGACTGAACTTAACGGGCACTGAGTTACAGGCTATGTTAGATACAGCCGTAAACAAAATCGTAGACCGAGTATTAaaggatcataagcgaaagtgCGATAATACCCCAAATAAAGGTTACAAAAAGGGTAAGACTGGTTCGAACTGTAACCAGTCCAAGCCGAATGAGGCAAAACCCAAATGTAAAACCTGCGGGAAACAGCACTTCGGAAAATGTTTCCATAAGCAGATCAGGGGATGTGGCATCTGTAAGAAAGTGGATCACAAGACTCATGAATGCAAGGACTTGATAAACGCCACATGTTATGGTTGTGGCGAGAAAGGACATATAATGACTCGCTGCCCAAAGAAAGCAACTAAAAGGAAAGGCACTTTAGATTCACAAGCTAAGCCTTGTGGAATTTGTAATAAGGAAGAGCACAAAACTTTGGAGTGCCAAgacataaaggacgcaacctgctatggttgcaatgaaataggGCATATCAAAACTAACTGCCCTAATAAAACCAAGAAGCCAGAAAAGGCTAAGAAGGGAAATGCCTGAACTACCTGATGAATACCAGAGGCAGTACATATTAATAATATCATCAGGCAATAATAAGTCTTTTAtagaccataagcttagcaaacttttgtGGATATTCTCTAGAACCCCAGACATTAAGTTTAAGGTAGAACCTACAATGAAACCATAGAGACCATCTCTTCTATTCTCGACAATAATCCTTCTGAAAAATCTAAGAGTACTCTTTCTTCGAATAGAGTACAATAATAcatgttattttaattatttctcATTGATTTTTATCAATCGCGAGTAccaactatgtttgataaaagcgccatatgggGATTGGCGTaacctagtgtgtcccataggttgcttccatgcctgatcagtatagaggtttaatgcatggaaccactaaGATATACCAATGGTCATATAgtactaaagtcagctaatggtattcaaagaagatatccagaatggaattatCCGAGTAAATGTCTCTGATTAAGGAATCTGTGGATTCATAACGTAAATGTGTCCCTTATCTGACACAGGCGATGATAGATGAACcggagcctgagatttggaaaatctctgtaacctccttgTGTCTTGATTGTCTTCCCCAAAGACTACACTGTTTACCTCCTgaaaggcaagtagagttaagatttacaTCCCGCATAGGGCTGAAGTTTTGTGAAATCTCCATGTTAATTAATACCGCCAATTATGGAAtaatcgaaaccctgattaagtgaGTTTTAAGATAGAGGTTCATaaagcctaactcaatattctgaaAGTTCCAGTAttattaattaagaaagacggttcattttgcttatgcattgattaccacaaccctatttaggcaacaattaagaatcacCATCAGCTGCCAGGATCGTCGAGTTGTTCGACTAGCtgtaaggattagctattccttaagattgGTTTTAAACTAAAGTTGGAAGGATTACTCCACCTTAAATAAACTCTCCTGTAACTAATAGTTAGTATGTAAGTATCAAGgttgctcctttggagaccttgtataaATGGAaagttaaacatctattgttagacagaagattggtaagtccaattatccggatctgaaagttgccttggaaacaacgaataagatcatacAAATCCATAATCGTCTGAAAGTTGCCAGTAATCGGTGGAGAAATTTCGGATTGGTGAAAGTCGCAACCCTCTTAAGTCCTTAATAAGGAACAAGGTTCAATTGAAAGTATCGCCCTAAGAAGGGTGTCCTGGAATTCTTATACATCCGGCTAGTTAAGCTCTGGATATATAGGATCATTTGAGGTAATCGAATACATCAAAGGCCAATAGCTTATAaactaaaacctatttaaggagcttagTTGAGCTCGCAATATGACCCACACTAGTGATTTAAGGATATGTTTTGCCGATAGGTCGAGACGTGTTATCACATAATGATAgacgatttattgaaaacttctcaagaattacAGCGCCCCTAACTTTAttaactcgcaagaatagcaagtttgactgGGTCCTAAGCAGaaagaatcttttgatattcttaagcagaagttgagcaatgctcctgtattgacgttgcctgatggaattgaagaatttgtggtatactgtgatgcatcacacaccggtatgggatgtgtgcttatgcagaaaggcaaagttattgcctatgttTCTCGatagttaaaagtgcatgaaaagaattacaccacccatgacttggagttgggtgccattgtatttgcactaaaactgtggaggcattatttgtatagtaccaagtgtgtgatctattctgatcacaagagccttcaacacttgtttaatcagaaggacttgaacatgaggcagcgacgatggatggaaactttaaatgattatgactgtgagatatgataccatccaggcaaggcgaatgtagtcgccgatgccttaagtagaagGGAAAGGgtaaagcctataagaatcaatgctaagagcattgaattaaagaatagtttgaatgaaaggttgttagccgctCAAAGAGAAGCtgtattagaagctaactatcctgatgaaaagttaggagtaactgctGAGCAGATAtcttatggcaaagacggaattctgagagtaaatggacgaatatgggttccaatttatggaggacttcgggatgttatcctccaggaagcccatagttctaagtattctgttcatcctggagctgataagatgtaccaggatctgaaggcaaattattggtggataggcttgaagaagtctatagctacctatgttgccaaatgtttgacgtgcgcacaagttaaagctgaacaccaaaagtcgtcaggtttgctacagcagcctgaacttcccacctggaagtgggaaatggtgacaatggattttatcaccaagttgccaaagacaaagaaaggaaatgatactatttggatTATAGTTGATAGattgactaagtcagcccacttcCTACCTATTAAGGAAGCACACAGCTTAGATAAGTTAGCTCAGCTGTacgtggatgagattgtatcactcCACGGGGTgccagtgtctattatctctgatagggatacaagGTATACGTcccatttctggaaaagctttcagcaatccCTAGGCACCCGACTGAATttcagcactgcatatcatccgcaaacggatggtcaaagcgagcgaacAATTCAAACGCTGGAAGATATGTTAAGAGCTTGTGTTATTGATCtgggtggaagttgggataatcatcttccattgatcgaattttcatataataatagttatcattctaGTATTCAAGCTGCGCcatttgaagccctatatggaaggaagtgcagaacgcccgtttgctgggcagaagttggagacgtccaactaacaggacctgatatagtcctggagacgaAAGACAAGATTGTGCAGATTAgagatcgtctcaaagctgccagagataggcagaaaagctacgcagacaaaaggcgtaaacctctaaagttcgaggtaggtgataaagttctgcttaaagtatcaccctggaaaggagtgatgcgatttagtaagaaaggtaagttaagcccaaggtatataggaccattcgagatcatcgaatgtgtaggaacagtggcttataagttaaacttacctgaaaagctcagtggtattcataatgtattccacatctgcaatctgaagaaatgtctagccgatgaatcactagtcatactacatacggatgtgcacatagatgagagcttgaaatttgttgaaaaacctttgtcgatcaaggatcgacaggttaagaagcttcgaaggaagcatgtgccaatcgtaaaggttaaatgggatgcccgcaaaGGTCCCGAGTACatgtgggaggtagagtccacaa
This genomic interval carries:
- the LOC110901641 gene encoding DNA-binding protein HEXBP-like, with translation MTDSYEAHNHSVDQNNNARLNLTGTELQAMLDTAVNKIVDRVLKDHKRKCDNTPNKGYKKGKTGSNCNQSKPNEAKPKCKTCGKQHFGKCFHKQIRGCGICKKVDHKTHECKDLINATCYGCGEKGHIMTRCPKKATKRKGTLDSQAKPCGICNKEEHKTLECQDIKDATCYGCNEIGHIKTNCPNKTKKPEKAKKGNA